The following proteins are encoded in a genomic region of Limosilactobacillus reuteri subsp. reuteri:
- the istB gene encoding IS21-like element helper ATPase IstB: MTAYTELENNLEALKLNAIREYLPNYLEGDKQLSLAEILKQLTDKELNYRKQRSARMSIHTAHFPYQKEIKDFDFNFQPSVDKEKIINLMSMEFVENARNVLFIGSSGVGKTHLATGLGVEACKNHLSTYFVNCHELIERLKLAYQENRLEPMLKNYLRYKLLIIDEIGYLPIDNLGSNLFFQLISRRYEKKSIIVTTNIPLSKWGQTFSNPTIANAILDRLVHHSEIFKISGKSYRMKDYTEQHTKQHLNR; the protein is encoded by the coding sequence ATGACAGCTTATACAGAACTAGAAAATAACTTAGAAGCACTGAAACTAAATGCTATTAGAGAATATTTACCAAATTACCTCGAAGGAGACAAACAACTCTCGCTAGCTGAAATTCTTAAACAATTAACTGATAAAGAATTAAATTACCGTAAGCAGCGCTCAGCTCGTATGTCAATTCACACAGCACACTTCCCTTACCAAAAGGAAATTAAGGATTTTGATTTTAATTTTCAACCTTCTGTTGATAAAGAAAAAATAATCAATTTAATGTCAATGGAATTTGTTGAGAATGCACGTAATGTTTTATTTATTGGCAGTTCCGGGGTGGGTAAAACTCATTTAGCTACTGGACTAGGAGTTGAAGCATGTAAAAACCATTTGAGTACTTATTTTGTTAATTGTCATGAACTAATTGAAAGGTTGAAATTAGCTTATCAAGAGAATCGTCTTGAGCCTATGCTCAAGAACTATCTTCGTTATAAGCTTTTAATAATCGACGAAATTGGCTATTTACCAATTGATAATTTAGGGTCCAACCTATTTTTTCAGCTAATTTCAAGGAGATATGAAAAAAAGTCAATCATTGTTACTACTAATATTCCGCTATCTAAATGGGGACAAACTTTTTCTAATCCTACTATTGCCAATGCAATTCTAGATCGATTAGTTCATCATTCAGAAATATTTAAAATTTCTGGTAAATCATATCGCATGAAAGATTACACGGAACAACATACAAAACAGCATTTAAACCGGTGA
- the istA gene encoding IS21 family transposase: MRQDIRQELRKYQMDKIKPNFTELGRQLGCDPRTARKYYYLKDDGYENKRKRRKSKLDPYRNIIDEKVKNSCSATSIFYFIKEMGYTGGISILRDYCHQIKVKKQTTPVVRIQTAPGQSAQVDWKEDFVLHTRKGTPIKFSIFLYVLGYSRKKYLNFVFDRKQDTLFSSLVGAFEFMNGVPKEIVFDNMKTAVDHARSSFTKVVWNEKLLEFARTAGFTPKSCKPFRPQTKGKVESLARTIERLRVYDYEFDNVNDLAQLIHKLNVQLNNELSQATGEKLNTLWTKEKEYLSPFDKNLLLSVIDRDQTRKVSNESMITYKGNKYSVPVKYIGKEVTVNITDSLLLVSFDGRLLRKHLLSDQKINYHHDDLQEVLSNGVYHDLAEEELEKQVQRNLTMFDNLRG; the protein is encoded by the coding sequence ATGAGACAAGATATTCGACAGGAGTTGAGAAAATATCAAATGGATAAAATTAAACCAAATTTTACTGAATTAGGTCGTCAATTAGGCTGTGATCCAAGGACAGCTAGAAAATATTATTATTTGAAAGACGATGGTTATGAAAACAAAAGAAAACGACGTAAAAGTAAATTAGATCCCTATCGAAATATTATTGATGAGAAGGTTAAGAATTCTTGTTCAGCTACTTCAATTTTTTATTTCATTAAGGAGATGGGTTATACCGGCGGTATAAGTATATTGCGTGATTATTGCCATCAAATTAAAGTAAAAAAACAAACAACTCCAGTTGTAAGAATTCAGACTGCGCCAGGTCAATCTGCACAAGTTGATTGGAAAGAGGATTTTGTTCTACATACCCGAAAAGGTACTCCTATTAAGTTCTCAATTTTTCTTTATGTTCTTGGATATTCCAGGAAAAAGTATCTTAATTTTGTCTTTGATCGGAAACAAGATACCTTATTCTCGAGTCTTGTTGGAGCTTTTGAATTTATGAATGGAGTTCCTAAAGAAATTGTCTTCGACAATATGAAAACAGCTGTTGATCATGCTAGAAGTTCCTTTACTAAGGTTGTATGGAATGAGAAGTTACTGGAGTTTGCACGCACTGCTGGTTTCACACCTAAATCATGTAAACCATTCAGACCACAAACCAAAGGTAAAGTCGAATCACTAGCTAGAACCATTGAACGATTAAGAGTCTATGATTATGAATTTGATAATGTAAATGACTTAGCACAGCTAATTCACAAGTTAAATGTGCAGCTTAATAATGAATTGAGTCAAGCAACTGGGGAGAAGCTAAACACTTTATGGACAAAAGAAAAAGAATATTTATCACCTTTTGACAAGAATTTGCTTCTGTCAGTAATTGATCGGGATCAAACTCGCAAAGTTTCCAATGAATCCATGATCACTTACAAGGGTAATAAATATTCTGTACCAGTTAAGTATATCGGAAAAGAAGTTACAGTCAATATAACCGATTCTCTACTTCTTGTATCATTTGATGGTCGCCTTCTTCGAAAGCATTTGCTTTCGGATCAGAAAATAAATTATCACCATGACGATCTACAAGAAGTACTCAGTAACGGTGTATATCACGATCTTGCCGAAGAAGAATTAGAGAAACAGGTTCAACGTAATCTTACTATGTTTGATAATTTAAGAGGATAA
- the mmuM gene encoding homocysteine S-methyltransferase has translation MTKITAELTKPLLIDGAMSTALEQLGADTNNSLWTASVLANQPALVKKVHQEYFKAGDRLAITDTYQANVPAFIKNGYSKQEAHSLIQRAVVLAKEARDEYQQETGIYNYVAGALGPYGAYLANGSEYSGAYHLSTIEYQQFHRPRLTDILTVGVDVIAIETQPRLDEVLAELDLVKELAPDTLCYVSFSLKDSTHLPDGTPLAVAARTVAKYTNVFAVGVNCIPLEEVTAAIETVHQVTEKPVIAYPNSSATYDPTTKTWSYPHGRRGLVDYLPQWIAAGLIIVGGCCTTTPQDIAALHEYLKGGAYHD, from the coding sequence ATGACAAAGATTACTGCAGAATTAACTAAACCATTACTAATTGACGGCGCAATGTCAACGGCTTTGGAACAATTAGGTGCTGATACCAATAACTCATTATGGACGGCGAGTGTTTTAGCTAACCAGCCAGCATTAGTTAAAAAAGTTCATCAGGAATATTTTAAGGCGGGTGATCGGTTAGCAATTACTGATACCTACCAGGCAAATGTTCCGGCATTCATAAAGAATGGTTATTCAAAACAAGAGGCCCATTCATTGATCCAACGAGCAGTCGTCTTGGCTAAAGAAGCACGTGATGAATATCAGCAGGAAACCGGGATTTATAACTATGTTGCGGGCGCGCTTGGTCCTTATGGCGCTTATCTTGCTAACGGGAGTGAATATAGTGGTGCTTATCACCTCAGTACAATTGAATATCAACAATTTCATCGGCCACGATTAACTGATATTTTAACGGTTGGTGTTGATGTGATCGCGATTGAAACCCAGCCACGCTTAGATGAAGTGTTGGCAGAATTGGACCTTGTCAAAGAACTAGCTCCCGATACCCTATGCTATGTCAGTTTTTCCTTGAAAGATTCCACGCATTTACCAGATGGGACACCGTTAGCAGTGGCGGCTCGAACCGTTGCGAAGTATACAAATGTTTTTGCAGTTGGCGTGAATTGTATTCCATTAGAAGAGGTAACGGCAGCCATTGAGACGGTCCATCAAGTTACTGAGAAACCAGTTATTGCTTATCCCAATTCGAGTGCGACTTATGATCCGACAACAAAAACGTGGAGCTATCCCCATGGGCGTCGCGGTTTAGTTGATTACTTACCACAATGGATCGCGGCTGGATTGATAATCGTTGGGGGATGCTGTACTACTACGCCACAAGATATTGCTGCCTTGCATGAGTACTTAAAAGGAGGCGCCTATCATGACTAA
- a CDS encoding UvrD-helicase domain-containing protein yields the protein MANSIIYLAKAGAGKTYFITHRLDKLINKRILYLTFTNDNARNLKEQLLDQNSIAGKSNCDFFEVETFDIFLWKEFIKPFEQSIILEKGLAPLKGIDYKTEPSMYTRKNQKSFWQNEKTDQLYSKQRISAIMETSCFEKGMRRLHKYFDFIVIDEFQDICKPELNLLIKMTKCNFNLVLVGDLYQSCVVTTNRRRLPYAKKDYVSIGEEEFLRKKAGFLKRYVTVDVKTLETSYRVTPDVCSWIRNKLGISIESQSLNSGKVEITPAEDVEQRLKQCDKILVWDIVAENKVKKVISALNDDKLITWGKSKGLTYKNVCIILTKSTVEFIQGKKKVTDLKSINKFYVALTRSLGDVYLINPDYL from the coding sequence ATGGCTAATAGTATAATTTATCTTGCTAAAGCAGGAGCAGGAAAAACGTATTTTATAACTCATAGGTTGGATAAGTTAATAAATAAAAGGATTTTATACCTTACTTTTACTAACGATAATGCAAGGAACTTGAAAGAACAATTACTTGATCAAAATTCAATTGCAGGAAAAAGTAATTGTGATTTTTTCGAAGTTGAAACTTTCGACATTTTCTTATGGAAGGAATTCATAAAGCCATTCGAACAATCAATTATTCTAGAAAAGGGATTAGCTCCATTAAAAGGAATAGATTATAAAACTGAGCCTAGTATGTATACAAGAAAAAATCAAAAATCTTTCTGGCAAAATGAGAAAACCGATCAATTATATTCTAAACAGAGAATAAGTGCCATTATGGAAACAAGTTGCTTTGAGAAAGGAATGAGGAGACTGCATAAATATTTTGACTTTATAGTAATTGATGAATTTCAAGATATCTGTAAGCCGGAACTAAATTTGTTAATTAAAATGACAAAATGCAATTTTAATTTAGTCTTAGTTGGCGATTTATATCAATCATGTGTTGTGACTACAAATCGTCGACGGCTACCATATGCAAAGAAAGATTATGTTTCAATCGGTGAGGAAGAATTTCTTAGAAAGAAGGCTGGTTTCTTGAAAAGATATGTTACCGTAGACGTAAAAACTTTAGAAACTAGTTATCGAGTTACCCCTGATGTTTGCAGTTGGATTAGGAATAAATTAGGAATTTCAATTGAGTCACAGTCGTTAAATAGCGGGAAAGTAGAGATTACTCCTGCAGAAGATGTAGAACAGAGATTGAAACAATGCGATAAAATTTTAGTATGGGACATTGTAGCAGAGAATAAAGTAAAAAAAGTAATTTCTGCTTTGAATGATGATAAATTAATAACATGGGGAAAATCAAAAGGACTAACATATAAAAATGTTTGTATTATTTTAACTAAGTCCACAGTCGAATTTATTCAAGGGAAGAAAAAAGTTACTGATCTTAAAAGTATTAATAAATTTTATGTTGCATTAACTAGATCATTAGGCGATGTGTATTTAATTAACCCCGATTATCTTTAA
- a CDS encoding protein-export chaperone SecB, protein MDSQNNKSIIQFTNPELVESIFMENPNYKGSLDISQNMMISTNHSDIQIESKFNKSSIVSLTVSNFNQINMNSNKPFFIRQTMKAKFIWKKGLSTEEEEDLLKVNAASLLLSYIRPQIRSITSLSKFREQNIPFIDFTSQL, encoded by the coding sequence ATGGATTCACAAAATAACAAAAGTATCATTCAGTTTACAAATCCTGAGTTAGTAGAGTCCATATTTATGGAAAATCCTAACTATAAAGGTAGTTTAGATATTTCTCAAAATATGATGATAAGCACTAACCATAGTGATATTCAAATAGAAAGTAAATTTAATAAAAGCTCCATTGTCTCTCTAACAGTTTCCAATTTTAATCAAATAAATATGAATAGTAATAAGCCGTTCTTTATTAGACAGACGATGAAGGCAAAGTTTATTTGGAAAAAAGGATTGAGTACAGAAGAGGAAGAAGATCTTTTAAAGGTAAATGCTGCTTCTCTACTTCTGTCCTATATCAGACCACAAATTCGTAGTATTACCTCACTTTCTAAATTTCGTGAACAGAATATACCGTTTATAGATTTTACAAGTCAGTTATAG
- a CDS encoding amino acid permease produces MTKKTHLAREMSARHIQMIALGGVIGTGLFLSSGYTIHQAGPLGTVIAYLIGALIVYAVMLCLGELSVAMPYTGAFHVYAKNLIGPATGFTVAILYWLTWTIAMGSEFTAAGLIMKRWFPQIPVWWWSLLFIIIILLSNIFTVKAFAESEFWFAVIKVVAICAFILLGALAVIDLIPIQGYHHAPLLNNFTKDGLFPGGFSGLFMTMLTVNFAFSGTELIAITAGETKHPEKTLPKAIHTTLWRLVIFFVGSMIVMASLIPYQKAGVTQSPFVYVFSQLGIPYAADLMNFVVLTAIISAANSGLYASTRMLWSLANEGTIPAVIAKTNKRGIPVFALLLSMLGGVLALLSSIYAAGTVYLVLVSVSGLAVVFVWIAISLCELIFRRRFLAAGHQLSELKYRTPWYPVVPWFAFIASSLSCILIWFDPQQRIALYCTIPFVIVCYAAYYLQTLWRKYTTKKKVSTVVK; encoded by the coding sequence ATGACTAAGAAAACGCATTTAGCTCGTGAAATGAGTGCTCGTCATATCCAGATGATTGCGCTTGGTGGGGTGATCGGGACCGGCCTATTTCTCAGTTCTGGTTACACGATTCATCAAGCTGGGCCGTTGGGAACCGTTATTGCTTATTTGATTGGTGCGTTAATCGTTTATGCCGTCATGCTATGTTTAGGTGAGTTGAGTGTTGCGATGCCGTATACGGGGGCTTTTCATGTTTATGCCAAAAATCTGATTGGGCCTGCTACTGGATTTACCGTTGCGATCCTTTATTGGTTGACTTGGACGATTGCGATGGGCTCCGAATTTACCGCGGCTGGCCTAATTATGAAGCGCTGGTTTCCCCAGATTCCGGTTTGGTGGTGGAGCTTGTTATTTATCATTATTATCCTCTTATCTAACATTTTTACTGTCAAAGCATTTGCGGAAAGCGAATTTTGGTTTGCGGTGATTAAAGTAGTCGCAATCTGCGCGTTTATTTTGTTAGGAGCTTTAGCAGTAATTGATCTTATCCCGATTCAAGGTTATCATCATGCCCCTTTGCTGAACAACTTTACTAAGGATGGGCTATTTCCAGGCGGTTTTAGCGGCTTATTTATGACGATGCTAACGGTTAATTTTGCTTTCTCTGGGACTGAATTAATCGCCATCACCGCGGGGGAAACGAAGCATCCTGAAAAGACCCTCCCTAAGGCAATTCATACTACTTTATGGCGCTTAGTGATCTTCTTTGTCGGGAGCATGATTGTTATGGCTTCTTTGATTCCTTATCAAAAGGCGGGGGTAACGCAAAGCCCATTTGTCTACGTTTTTAGCCAACTTGGAATTCCATATGCTGCCGATTTAATGAATTTTGTTGTCCTCACCGCGATTATCTCTGCCGCTAATTCTGGTTTATACGCATCAACCCGGATGTTATGGTCATTAGCTAATGAAGGAACGATTCCGGCTGTCATCGCCAAAACTAATAAGCGCGGTATTCCGGTTTTCGCATTGCTCTTAAGTATGCTTGGTGGGGTGTTAGCTTTGCTTTCCAGCATCTATGCGGCTGGAACGGTCTATTTAGTCTTGGTTTCTGTTTCTGGATTAGCGGTTGTCTTTGTATGGATTGCAATTTCCTTATGTGAACTCATTTTTCGTCGGCGCTTTTTAGCAGCTGGTCACCAGTTAAGTGAGTTAAAGTATCGCACGCCATGGTATCCGGTTGTTCCATGGTTTGCATTTATTGCTAGCAGCCTTTCTTGCATCTTAATTTGGTTTGATCCACAACAACGAATTGCCTTGTATTGTACGATTCCGTTTGTAATTGTTTGTTATGCTGCTTATTATTTACAGACATTGTGGCGCAAGTATACTACGAAGAAAAAGGTTTCAACAGTTGTTAAATAG
- a CDS encoding ATP-dependent nuclease — translation MYLNELYLYNFKSFKGLQKITFNRNKNILVGNNGVGKTTVIQALRLILKGSSFEYNGVSYLAKLINAEIQKNYDIGTQSVDELPSFQLALTFETESDDELIPSLRKFEGETIIGGKKLEGKMGISFSYEFNSDYEDEFTLYQKTKNNDEKLLIPYDLYHVKHNLFGGGTYTARMDPMKSVFIDNDRFNGDPYNMFARQMYYTLDKKEQLLAKFTFRDKNNDLFSEINQKINGYNLEVNTDGLRFESLLGIKNDKQVAIEEEGSGKENLIKTKIALDKSIETKLVVIEEPENHLTASSTREQLANIEKNSDDVQIIMTTHDSHIVSRLSVRNLLWLKDFENRKSIYKFQDLDESTLEYFNKRDDLDFLRILTAKKVILVEGAAEYILMPMFLKKLNVKNDIEVLSMNGRYYQPFVKLGKEVGNKILVFTDNDGEIERLQEIKEFNGENVRVYTDLNLLNYTFEVSEYEKNKTLICEEPFSTKANVENKVNGHTYDKYVSYMLNHKTKVALKMQERFARIDSQYKIPDYIVEGIKWLIV, via the coding sequence TTGTATCTTAATGAGTTGTACTTATACAATTTTAAAAGCTTTAAGGGATTACAAAAAATAACATTTAATAGGAATAAAAATATTTTAGTTGGAAATAATGGAGTAGGAAAAACAACTGTGATTCAAGCTCTTAGACTAATCTTGAAAGGATCAAGTTTTGAATATAACGGAGTGAGTTACTTAGCAAAACTCATTAATGCTGAAATACAAAAGAATTATGATATAGGTACTCAATCGGTAGATGAGTTGCCATCATTCCAACTGGCTTTAACATTTGAAACGGAAAGTGATGATGAACTTATACCAAGTCTTAGAAAATTTGAAGGAGAAACCATAATTGGAGGAAAAAAGCTAGAAGGAAAAATGGGAATATCATTTTCTTACGAGTTTAACAGCGATTATGAAGATGAGTTTACGCTTTATCAAAAAACTAAGAATAATGATGAAAAATTGTTAATCCCTTATGATTTATATCATGTTAAACATAATCTGTTTGGTGGTGGAACGTATACGGCTAGAATGGATCCGATGAAGAGTGTGTTTATTGATAATGATCGATTTAATGGTGATCCATATAATATGTTTGCAAGACAGATGTATTATACATTGGATAAGAAGGAGCAATTACTTGCTAAATTTACATTTCGAGATAAAAATAATGACCTTTTTTCGGAAATAAATCAAAAAATTAATGGCTATAATTTAGAAGTTAATACGGATGGGTTGCGATTTGAATCTTTACTAGGAATAAAGAATGATAAGCAAGTTGCAATTGAAGAAGAAGGTAGTGGTAAAGAAAACTTAATTAAGACTAAAATTGCTTTAGATAAATCTATAGAGACAAAGTTGGTTGTTATTGAGGAACCAGAAAATCATTTAACAGCATCTAGTACCAGAGAGCAGCTAGCCAACATTGAAAAAAATAGTGATGATGTTCAAATAATTATGACAACTCATGATTCTCATATAGTATCTAGATTATCTGTTAGGAATTTATTGTGGTTAAAGGACTTTGAGAACAGGAAAAGTATCTATAAATTTCAAGATTTAGATGAATCCACTTTAGAGTATTTCAATAAGAGAGATGATTTAGACTTTTTGAGAATTTTAACTGCTAAAAAAGTTATTTTAGTTGAAGGAGCAGCAGAATATATTTTAATGCCTATGTTCTTAAAAAAGTTAAATGTAAAAAATGATATTGAAGTGCTATCAATGAATGGTAGATACTATCAACCGTTTGTAAAACTTGGCAAAGAAGTGGGAAATAAGATCTTAGTATTTACAGATAATGATGGTGAAATTGAGCGATTGCAAGAAATAAAAGAATTTAATGGAGAAAATGTTCGCGTATATACAGACCTTAACCTACTGAATTATACATTTGAAGTTTCAGAATACGAAAAAAATAAGACATTAATATGCGAGGAACCATTTAGTACTAAAGCTAATGTAGAAAATAAAGTTAATGGGCACACTTATGATAAATATGTTTCTTACATGTTAAATCATAAAACTAAAGTAGCACTTAAAATGCAAGAAAGATTTGCAAGAATAGATAGTCAATATAAAATACCAGATTATATTGTAGAGGGGATAAAATGGCTAATAGTATAA
- a CDS encoding helix-turn-helix domain-containing protein — MNRLKFLRRKKHLTQQQLSKELKKRNIKVSVALISSYEQEKIPFNKEKLQKIANYFDVSVNYLTGRSNSKAPTLLDRVNFNEKGNPGNNIYVERKKKHMTQKELGMKIGVTREYISEYELGIRPIPIETLKKLSEALGSEASYLLGVNGKYLPHSMNDFILSLDDHELLKSTKELLHRLDWAYTTPAFGLLYILLAFRDEDDEKELVSKLKKIEKNSVYMLYSIICDAVTMLLDGEGKENEIDNTYFMKLFSVIEDYDLEKYEL; from the coding sequence ATGAATCGCTTAAAATTCTTAAGAAGAAAGAAGCATTTGACACAGCAACAGTTGAGTAAGGAACTAAAAAAAAGAAATATAAAAGTTTCCGTAGCTTTAATTTCATCTTATGAACAAGAAAAAATTCCTTTTAATAAAGAAAAACTTCAAAAAATTGCAAATTATTTTGATGTATCTGTAAATTATTTAACTGGTAGAAGTAATTCTAAGGCTCCTACCTTATTAGATAGAGTTAATTTTAATGAAAAAGGAAATCCTGGTAACAATATTTATGTAGAAAGAAAAAAGAAGCATATGACACAAAAAGAATTAGGAATGAAAATTGGAGTTACCAGGGAATATATTTCTGAATATGAATTAGGAATTCGTCCAATCCCTATTGAAACTTTGAAAAAATTATCTGAGGCATTAGGTTCAGAAGCTAGTTATTTATTAGGGGTTAATGGAAAATATTTACCACATAGTATGAATGATTTTATTTTAAGTTTGGATGATCATGAATTATTGAAATCAACAAAGGAACTATTACATCGATTAGATTGGGCTTATACGACTCCAGCTTTTGGCCTTTTATACATATTACTTGCTTTTCGTGATGAGGACGACGAAAAAGAATTGGTAAGTAAATTAAAGAAAATTGAGAAAAACTCGGTATACATGCTTTACTCAATTATTTGTGATGCTGTAACAATGTTGTTAGATGGAGAGGGTAAAGAAAATGAAATAGACAATACATATTTTATGAAATTATTTTCAGTTATTGAAGATTATGATCTAGAAAAATATGAACTTTAG
- a CDS encoding IS30 family transposase gives MTYKHLTTRELTLIADFWYQGTKAYRAAKLLQRSQETIYRVYRFLNDGKTIDQYLQTYQRHKRRCGRKQTQLPTIEVNYIHAQIKAGWTPDTIIGRHEHPISCSMRTLYRMFARNQYGFSVKQLPMKGKRHPNGYVEHRGKAGQLGRSIYQRYRDFPHYQHEFGHFEADTVQGKAHRGAIMTLVERQSKVMIVLNIHHKTDEAVNCQLDQWLAKLPRHFVKSITFDNGKEFAGWREIANKYDLHTYFAEVGAPNQRGLNENNNGLLRRDGLSKKLDFRDLPDELVTQLMHRRNNIPRKSLNYRTPLEVFLSHVTEEQLSPFF, from the coding sequence ATGACCTATAAACATCTTACCACACGTGAATTAACTCTCATAGCTGATTTTTGGTATCAAGGTACTAAAGCTTATCGGGCTGCTAAATTACTTCAGCGTAGTCAAGAAACCATCTATCGTGTTTATCGTTTCCTCAACGACGGTAAAACCATCGACCAATATCTTCAGACTTATCAGCGACATAAGCGTCGTTGTGGCCGGAAGCAGACCCAACTGCCAACTATCGAAGTTAACTATATCCATGCGCAAATCAAGGCAGGTTGGACTCCTGATACTATTATTGGTCGTCATGAACACCCGATTAGCTGCAGTATGCGCACCCTTTATCGCATGTTTGCCCGCAATCAGTATGGCTTTTCCGTTAAACAGCTACCGATGAAAGGAAAACGCCATCCCAATGGCTATGTGGAACATCGTGGTAAAGCTGGCCAATTAGGACGCAGTATCTATCAACGATATCGTGATTTTCCGCATTACCAACATGAATTTGGGCACTTTGAAGCTGATACAGTTCAAGGTAAAGCTCACCGCGGAGCGATAATGACACTAGTAGAGCGACAATCCAAAGTAATGATTGTCCTTAATATTCATCATAAAACAGACGAAGCAGTGAATTGCCAGCTTGATCAATGGCTCGCTAAACTGCCACGTCACTTTGTTAAATCAATTACTTTTGATAACGGGAAAGAATTTGCTGGATGGCGAGAAATAGCCAATAAGTATGATCTTCACACCTATTTTGCGGAAGTCGGTGCTCCCAATCAACGAGGGTTAAACGAAAATAATAACGGCCTCTTGCGTCGTGATGGTCTTAGTAAAAAGCTAGATTTTCGCGACTTACCAGACGAACTAGTCACTCAGCTAATGCATCGTCGCAACAATATCCCACGAAAATCTCTTAATTATCGTACACCATTAGAAGTATTCTTGAGTCATGTCACAGAAGAACAACTTTCACCTTTTTTCTAA